A genomic segment from Flavobacterium litorale encodes:
- a CDS encoding ABC transporter ATP-binding protein: MLAVKNLSFGYIPNTPILNNITFSVIKGQNIAVIGESGCGKSTLLKLIYGLYDLEEGEISYNNERVLGPKFNLVPGMPYMKFLTQDFDLMPYTTAAENVGKHLSNFYPEKKKQRIHELLEIVEMTNFANVKAQYLSGGQQQRIALAKVLALEPEVLLLDEPFSHIDNFRKNALRRNLFSYLKQKGVTCIVATHDSTDALSFADETIVIKQGRVLQKAPSKEVYYAPTDKYTASLFGEVNEIKLEHLILTDKVDETILLYPHQLKIHEEGMLKVVVKQSYFKGNHYLIKSALGRQVVFFEHHIALPSNKEVSLTVNRNAFE, translated from the coding sequence ATGCTTGCAGTTAAAAATTTATCTTTCGGATATATTCCCAATACGCCAATTTTAAACAATATAACTTTTTCTGTCATCAAAGGTCAAAACATTGCTGTAATTGGCGAAAGCGGTTGTGGTAAAAGTACCTTACTAAAACTCATTTACGGACTTTACGACCTTGAGGAGGGTGAAATAAGCTATAACAATGAGCGTGTATTAGGACCTAAATTTAATTTGGTACCTGGTATGCCCTACATGAAGTTTTTAACTCAGGATTTTGATTTAATGCCTTACACAACAGCAGCCGAAAATGTAGGGAAACACCTCTCTAACTTTTATCCAGAAAAAAAGAAACAGCGTATACACGAATTGCTTGAGATTGTAGAGATGACAAATTTTGCAAATGTAAAGGCGCAGTACCTTAGTGGCGGGCAGCAGCAGCGCATTGCTCTTGCAAAAGTATTAGCACTAGAGCCTGAGGTTTTATTGTTAGACGAACCTTTTAGCCATATAGATAATTTTAGGAAAAATGCTTTACGCCGTAATCTGTTTTCGTACTTAAAGCAAAAAGGAGTTACCTGTATAGTTGCAACACACGATAGTACCGATGCGCTCTCGTTTGCAGATGAAACCATTGTAATTAAACAAGGTAGGGTTTTACAAAAAGCACCCTCTAAAGAGGTTTACTACGCACCCACAGATAAATATACTGCCTCATTATTTGGCGAAGTTAATGAGATAAAATTAGAGCACTTAATACTTACTGATAAGGTAGATGAAACTATACTACTGTATCCCCATCAACTTAAAATCCATGAGGAAGGTATGCTAAAGGTTGTTGTAAAACAATCTTATTTTAAGGGCAACCACTATCTCATCAAATCGGCACTAGGTAGGCAAGTTGTGTTTTTCGAACATCATATAGCATTACCTAGCAATAAAGAAGTCAGCTTAACAGTAAACCGTAACGCTTTTGAATAA
- a CDS encoding 3-oxoacyl-ACP synthase III family protein, whose product MYNSKISGLGYYVPENVVTNDALSELMDTNDAWIQERTGIKERRHVAKGDGNTTTTMGVKAAKVAIERSGLDKDEIDFIVFATLSPDYYFPGPGVLVQRDLGLKNTIGALDVRNQCSGFIYALSVADQFIKTGMYKNILIIGSELHSTGLDMTTRGRAVSVIFGDGAGAAVLSRTEDNTKGVLSTHLHSEGQHAEELSLIAPGMGKRWVTDIIADNNPDDESYYPYMNGQFVFKNAVVRFSEVIMEGLQANNLQVSDIDMLIPHQANLRISQFIQQKFGLTDDQVYNNIMKYGNTTAASIPIALTEAWEQGKVKDNDTVVLAAFGSGFTWGSAIIKW is encoded by the coding sequence ATGTACAACTCAAAAATATCTGGATTAGGCTATTATGTGCCCGAAAATGTGGTTACCAACGATGCACTCTCTGAGTTAATGGACACTAATGATGCATGGATACAGGAGCGTACGGGTATAAAGGAAAGGCGCCACGTTGCTAAAGGAGATGGTAATACTACAACTACAATGGGGGTAAAAGCTGCTAAAGTAGCTATAGAACGCTCGGGACTTGATAAGGATGAAATAGACTTTATTGTATTTGCAACATTAAGCCCCGACTACTATTTTCCTGGACCAGGCGTATTGGTACAGCGCGATTTAGGTTTAAAAAATACTATTGGAGCATTGGATGTACGCAACCAATGTTCGGGTTTTATCTATGCCCTATCGGTAGCCGACCAGTTTATAAAAACAGGCATGTACAAAAATATACTCATTATAGGTTCGGAATTACACTCAACAGGATTGGATATGACAACGCGCGGACGTGCAGTATCAGTAATTTTTGGCGATGGCGCAGGCGCAGCAGTACTATCAAGAACGGAAGACAATACAAAAGGTGTTTTATCTACACATTTACATTCAGAAGGGCAACATGCCGAAGAACTATCGTTAATAGCACCTGGTATGGGCAAGCGTTGGGTAACCGATATTATTGCAGATAATAACCCTGATGACGAAAGTTATTACCCTTATATGAATGGGCAATTTGTATTTAAAAATGCAGTTGTTCGGTTTAGTGAAGTAATTATGGAAGGTTTACAAGCCAATAATTTACAAGTTTCGGATATTGATATGCTCATACCACATCAGGCTAATTTAAGAATATCACAATTTATACAGCAAAAATTCGGGTTGACTGACGACCAAGTATATAATAATATTATGAAATACGGTAATACCACAGCAGCATCTATACCTATTGCATTAACTGAAGCATGGGAACAAGGTAAAGTTAAAGATAATGATACCGTAGTATTAGCTGCTTTTGGCAGTGGTTTTACTTGGGGTAGTGCTATTATTAAATGGTAA